Genomic segment of Nothobranchius furzeri strain GRZ-AD chromosome 12, NfurGRZ-RIMD1, whole genome shotgun sequence:
aagtaaaatatgtaaagggagggttttaaaagtctgaatactgaatacgtacctgttaaataaatactgtaaatatggtgtccttacttcgcggattttcacctatcgcggccaggtctggaacgcagctaccgcgataaacgagggatcactgtacatatatatatatatatatatatatatatatatatatatatatatacatacattcagctagtagaagctaaccgttagcattagcaactccaccacacagcagaactcctccaggcttgtgtcatttgtggagatgaaacatcagcgttgcagagcaaacagagtcagtggtagagtcgtgttgctgttatccaatcagaggagagatgtccaaatataaggaaataagactccagatcctgccagctaaagctactttctcctccagctgacttctacgtcctcaaacaggagcatctgGGGAGTTTTTCCCCAGAGAAGAAAGGCATtgtttcctactagagaccactgctggTGTATTAAAATAAGAGTGAAGTTGGCCTTTAATTGTTGGCGGGTGAAATGGATCCTACGCTCGATCACTCGGATGATGTTTGCACCAGTTTTCTAACTGATGGTTTGTTTCTCTTCATAGACAATGGTCCAACAGGCAGTCGACGGACAGGCACCGCCACCGTATACGTGGAAGTCCTGGACGTTAACGACAACAAGCCCATCTTCCTCCAGAACACCTACGAGACCAGCGTTCTGGAAACCGTCCCACGGGGAACGAGCATCCTTCAGGTACGCACACGTCTAAAAACAAACAGCTCCAGCAGTGAATCCAACACTTGATTTCGTTTTCatcctttatttatttgtttatttatttatttaaagttcACTAAATTATTTACAGAGTGCTGTAGTTTGGGTGGAGGCGTCTCCTGTCGTTATGGGGAGCTCTCCATGTGTCGAGGCCATCGCGGGAGGAGTTTGTCCCAGAGCACCTGAATCGGCAGATTGATGGCGTTTTCTGCCGCGGGGTGATTAGCTGTGCCACGCAGAAGAATGATGTTGTCCCCAGATTTTGAAAATGAGTTTGGAAATTAAAAATTCATGTCCAAACAATCATATGAACTGAATTTAGATGCTGTCCATTAGGCTTTGAATCAAGCCGTGAAAGTAAGTCATTATGAGTTCTACCGCCTCCATCGTTCctttgaaatgtgtttttttttttgacattcAGGATAAATCCAGTTACCTGCCTCAAATGCTtttctcattcattcattttaaagCGTTTTGTGACAGGAAACCAAAACAAAAATTACAAAAGTTTTTTCTACATTCTCAGAACTAAACATTTTGGCTGCCGACCAAGATTAGAATCAGATTTCAGTGACATAGTCAAAAAGGCAGGGCATAGTGAGCGGAGGCTCGGCGCTGGCCTCCGTCTGTGGTGTCTCTGACCCCGGAGACCTGGACACGCGTGTCCTGTCCCGCTGCTGTGGCCTGCGGTGAGGCGGACGCCTGAAGGACAGGTTGTAGGTGCGTCGGTACGAGCCCAGCCTCTTCCACATCTTCAGCTGCGGCTCGGTGGACAAACCTCGCCCGCGCCGATTGCACCTCTCCCCCGGTGTGCAGCTCCCCTCCACGTCTTCGTCCTGATCGGAGCGTCGGCACACAGCCAGGAAGGCCGCTAGCCCCGCCAGCAGCAGCGAAAGGCCCAGCACCACCATGATGGTGAACTCCGGGTCGTGAATGTGTGACGGAGGCTTTGGGATGACGGGAGAAGTGGTGGTGGCTGTCAGGCTGGACAGGGTGATGTTGGAGTTGGTGTAGGGCTCACTGGCGTTCATGACGTCTCTGCCCTGCAGAGGAAGCAAAAGGTGTTGAtcgtgtttgtttttgtgtttccgATCAGCTTTTTAGTTCCAAAAGTGCTACGGCTGCGTTCCTCTGTTTAGCCTCGCTGCCCCAAGCATCACCAAGCTAAGGAGCTCCATCTGGACGCTTATTTGGTGCTTACACCGAAGGGCTTAcatcacacgtacacacacactcacaaataaacacagaaagtcacgcatgcacacgcagaaGCAGTGAATGTTTGACATTTGTGGCAATTATGTAGCTATTAAATCAAGAACCACAACAGTCCGTGCTTGACAGGCTTTTTTCAGCGTAAAACAAATTGGGTTTATTAAAATGCTCCTTGTAAAATGCAAAGCGCCCACCTCCTCCATCGCAGCCTCCAATTATCCCCCCCACTTTCATTCTGCGTGACCCCCACCCCACCATCTTCAGCacagtaacatttataaatgtcatCGTCCCTAATTCAGCGGAGACAAAGCATGGCTTATCGGTTTAAGGGAAACACATTGGGACGTGAAATTATTTTTGAGACCAAATGCCAGGAAAGCTGTGAAAAGGCCAGTGGAGCAGGATGACTCGTTAGAGAGTCAGTTCATTAGTCAGCTCCTCCGAGTgctacgccccccccccccccccccccccacacacacacacacacacacacacaggacaaactcAGCAGCTCCTCACATTGCAGCTTTTGCATATTTTTGAAAAGACGATGCTGCTTCTTACGAGCTCTCCTGCTCGGTACGAGCTGACCGCTCAGCTGCATCTGTCGTCTCTTTAACTGTTTGATAGTTTAGTCTGAACAAATATTCACTTTGAACCTCTAAGTGATTTCTTATAGGTGCTTGAAATGCTTGAAAATGCTTTGACTTTAATGTGGTCTATTTAAAACTCTGTATTTTTTAAGTGTTTATCAGTGTCGCTAAAAGTGGTTATGGCATTGGAAACGTTTATTTTATGCGGCAAGAAAGTGAAATAATCAGGTTTACAGGtgaaatatggtgcaaaagttgctTTATGTTAGTAACTCAACTTAaatggtgaaactaatatatgaggcCGACTCATTCCTTGCATAGCCaggtatttcaagcctttattggtAAAACtgtgatgattgtggcttacagctgatgaaagccCCACATTCAAACTCTGACTataagaatattgtgaaaagactCAAAGTGTTgcactcatggacgtaattttcactttagaagtgggggggggggacactgggggggggggggggggtatctatacagtatgttctaatgggaaacaggcttcaacacaaacggttgttttctgcttggtcctagagctcaaccagtgtcaatttaatatagcgtaaaattgtttttggatggtaaaaagtgcaggggtcaaaacttgactttggaaaaagtgggggggggggacatgtccccccctgtccccccccaaaattacgtccatggttgcaCTCTGATCAGCtggtgaatccagaacacctgcagagggttgctgagcctttagatggtctctcagtctgagttggatttccatatttatttcatttcatattattttttctaatttcacATGTAAACTATATTTATTTGAATAAAACATCACAGTTAGGGGGTGCTGGAAAATCTTGAAATTTTACCTTGATTGTGTTTGAAAAGGATTTTAGCAACGATTGAATCCTGTTCTTTTACCCTTATTTACaattagtaatagtagtagtagcaatagtagtagtagtaagtagtatTGTGACAATTTGCCACAAGATCTAATTAGTCTACGAAGGGTTAAAATGCTAGTTTGAACATGTTTTAATGTGTTTCTGTGGAAAACTCTTttagaacagcctcagtttggagaaactggTATAGGTTCTGACTGGACAGAAAGGGTTTCTGCTTTCTTAAATTATTGCCAACTTTACCTTATTAATTTTTACACCACTAAAAATCCCACGTTATGTTGTTAGCCATGAAATTAGCTATGGCGCTAGCTAGCCGGTGGAATTTCATCAACATTCGTCCTGAATAATAGATTGTTACAACTGTAATGTTTTCATTAGGGCCATGACTCGATTAAAAAATTTAATCTaaataattagaggctttgtaagtaattaatctaaattaatcgcatatttagagtgtttctgttttaacttaaacttctgttttcaactttgacacgttgtttgtgattgtttacagagtagtgagaacacggagcgttctcccagcggcagccaggtgcctctcgtttgtctgactactttcataaactactgttagggcacagaattatcccgtctggtgctttcagcgctgcacagatgttacgtaaatgttaaaaatatagcttaccgcaacttttgtaaagtttccggtgccaccgggcagccgcagcagtaacgatctctgaaaaatgtccgcaacacggactccgttgttgtctagaagttttttttttccaagttaagaaaagaggcggacgtgtttcctaaatcctgcatcagtccaagcaaggcaacttctttctgtttttattccgttttagtagccattagcactgtgcattgttgtgtgcgtcagtgatattcggtctatgaggaaatcgtgcaatgacaaaggttccgccttgctggaaatacaagctgcgattaaatgtgtaaatttttttaacgcgtcatttttttctaattaatttatcacaattaacgcgttaaagtcccggccctagtttTCATACATGTGGCTGTTTTGTAGCTGCACCATAACAGCTCTGTTGTGCTTTCTTAAATTATTGCCAACTTTACCTTATTAATTTTTACACCACTAAAAATCCCACGTTATGTTGTTAGCCATGAAATTAGCTATTAGCGGAAATGTGCTTTAAACTGTATTTTTACTAACTTTTCAGAAGTCTCCCTTCTTAGATTTATTGTTTGTCCGTAAAATAAGTTTCGCATTTACAGTTAAAGTGTTCAAGGTATCATGTTCTGTATCTGATTTCCTCTCTATCAAAATGTTATTTATGGTAACTTTATCATATTTTGATGACTTCAATTCCTATAGATGTGAAGAAATAACATTTTACCTTTACATATATGTGGTTCAGAGATGTGTAACAGTGTCGTTTTCAGGTGGACCTGGAGTGAATTTCTCTGTATGTCAGAAAGTTTCATTAACAAACCAAAACTGAACCCTGCAGTTAAAACTAGTTTTTGATAACTCCAGATTTTCAGCTCACTCTAGGTCTTAAATGTGTTTAGAAGCATCCTGCTAGCCTTAGCATTAGTGTCGTTCTGATGTGGAAAACAGGAAGAGTTACGTTAGTCCGGCCGTTGTCCTCCAGAGATCAGCTCTTTTTTAGAACGGTAAtaagcttttatttttttatatatctatttaaattatattaaaaataaGTGGCCAGCAAAGGTAATAATTTAAAGCTGATTAATAATAAAatatcgtcttcgtcttcgtcttcctccgcttatccgggtccgggtcgcgggggcagcatcccaattagggagctccaggccgtcctctccccggccttgtccaccagctcctccggcaggaccccaaggcgttcccggaccagattggagatgtaacctctccaacgtgtcctgggtcgacccgggggccttctgccggcaggacatgcccgaaacacctccccggggaggcgtccaggaggcatcctgaccagatgcccaaaccacctcaactggctcctttcgatccggaggagcagcggttctactccgagtccctcccgaatgtccgagctcctcaccctatctctaaggctgagcccggccaccctacggaggaaactcatttcggccgcttgtatccgcgatctcgttctttcggtcattacccaaagctcatgaccataggtgaggattgggacgtagatcgaccggtaaatcgagagcctggcattctggctcagctccctcttcaccacgacagatcggctcagcgtccgcatcactgcagacaccgaaccaatccgcctgtcgatctcccgatccctcctaccctcactcgtgaacaagaccccgagatacttaaactcctccacttgaggtaggacctctcccccgacccggaggtggcaagccacccttttccggtcgagaaccatggtctcagatttggaggtgctgatcctcatcccagccgcttcacattcggccgcgaacctacccagcaagagctgaaggtcagagctggatgaagctgggaggaccacatcatccgcaaaaagcagagacgagattctcctgccaccaaactcgacacactccacaccacggctgcgtctagaaattctgtccataaaagtgatgaacagaaccggtgacaaagggcagccctggcggagtccaaccctcactgggaacaggtccgacttactaccggctatgcggaccaaactcacgctcctctggtaaagggactgaatggcccttaacagaaagccacccaccccatactcctggagcgtcccccacagggtgcccctggggacacggtcataagccttctccaaatccacaaaacacatgtggattggttgggcaaactcccatgccccctccatcacccttgcaagggtatagagctggtccacagttccacggccaggacgaaaaccacattgctcctcctctatctgagattcaactatcgatcggaccctcctctccagtaccttggcgtagacctttccagggaggctgaggagtgtgatccccctatagttggaacacaccctcaggtcacccttcttaaagatggggaccaccaccccggtctgccactccctaggaactgcccccgatgaccacgcaatgttgtagagacgtgtcaaccatgacagccctacaacatccatagccttgagatacccaggacgaacctcctccgcccccggggctccgccgctgtgtagttgtttgactacctcagcaacttctgcccccgagatcggacagtccatccccaggcctcccagctctggttcctcctcggaatgcgcattggtgggattgaggagctcctcaaagtattccttccaccgtccgactatagcctcagttggcgtcagcagctccccatgcccactgtaaacagtgtgagcgagttgctgccttcctctcctgaggcgccggacagtttgccagaacctctttggagccgatcgatagtctttctccatggcctcaccaaactcctcccacgcccgagattttgcctcggcacctgccactgctgcaccccgcttggctatccaagacaaagaacggttcgaaggatctttcatggcggttaaaacgaagagtcggagtacccggcccggagggttaccggggtcccaccctggagccaggcctggggttggggcccgtgagcgagcgcctggtggccgggctttcgcccatggggcccggccgggcccagcccgaaccggatacatgggctcgtccaactgtggacccaccgcccgcaggaggaacatgaagggtccggtgcaatgcgaataataaaatatatttttaaaaatttaattGATAATGTTTATGTTGTTATTTAAAATCTCTTTCGTCACTGAAAGTATATTCTGTTTGgttttgtatgtttttatttttataaagttGGGTAAAACTTGTACTCTGCCAGCTGACCTGCCAATTAAAGGcttaatga
This window contains:
- the LOC107375394 gene encoding uncharacterized protein C10orf105, which produces MNASEPYTNSNITLSSLTATTTSPVIPKPPSHIHDPEFTIMVVLGLSLLLAGLAAFLAVCRRSDQDEDVEGSCTPGERCNRRGRGLSTEPQLKMWKRLGSYRRTYNLSFRRPPHRRPQQRDRTRVSRSPGSETPQTEASAEPPLTMPCLFDYVTEI